A part of Dasypus novemcinctus isolate mDasNov1 chromosome 5, mDasNov1.1.hap2, whole genome shotgun sequence genomic DNA contains:
- the GCK gene encoding hexokinase-4 encodes MLDPRARMESAKKEKVEQILAEFQLQEEDLKKVMRRMQEEMDRGLRLETHEAASVKMLPTYVRSTPEGSEVGDFLSLDLGGTNFRVMLVKVGEGEAGQWSVKTKHQMYSIPEDVMTGTAETLFDYVSECISDFLDKHQMKHKKLPLGFTFSFPVRHEDIDKGILLNWTKGFKASGAEGNNVVGLLRDAIKRRGDFEMDVVAMVNDTVATMISCYYEDHRCEVGMIVGTGCNACYMEEMQNVELVEGNEGRMCVNTEWGAFGDSGELDDFLLEYDRVVDENSLNPGQQLYEKLIGGKYMGELVRLLLLKLVDQNLLFHGEASEHLRTRGAFETRFVSQVESDSGDRKQIYNILRTLGLRPSAADCDLVRRACESVSTRAAQMCSAGLAAVLNRMRQSRSEDVMRITVGVDGSVYKLHPSFKDRFHASVRRLTPSCEITFIESQEGSGRGAALVSAVACKKACLLGQ; translated from the exons GTGGAGCAGATCCTCGCGGAGTTCCAGCTGCAGGAGGAGGACCTCAAGAAGGTGATGAGACGGATGCAGGAGGAGATGGACCGGGGCCTGAGGCTGGAGACCCACGAGGCGGCCAGCGTGAAGATGCTGCCCACCTACGTGCGCTCCACCCCCGAAGGCTCAG AAGTCGGGGACTTCCTCTCCCTGGACCTGGGCGGCACCAACTTCAGGGTGATGCTGGTGAAGGTGGGGGAAGGCGAGGCGGGGCAGTGGAGCGTCAAGACCAAGCACCAGATGTACTCCATTCCCGAGGACGTCATGACCGGCACGGCCGAGACG CTCTTCGACTACGTCTCCGAGTGCATCTCCGACTTCCTGGACAAGCACCAGATGAAGCACAAGAAGCTGCCCCTGGGCTTCACCTTCTCCTTTCCGGTGCGGCACGAGGACATCGACAAG GGCATCCTTCTCAACTGGACCAAAGGCTTCAAGGCCTCGGGGGCCGAAGGCAACAACGTCGTGGGGCTTCTGCGAGACGCCATCAAGCGCAGAGGG GACTTTGAGATGGACGTGGTTGCCATGGTGAATGACACCGTGGCTACAATGATCTCCTGTTACTATGAAGACCACCGGTGTGAGGTCGGCATGATTGTGG GTACCGGCTGCAACGCCTGCTACATGGAGGAGATGCAGAACGTGGAGCTGGTGGAGGGGAACGAGGGCCGCATGTGTGTCAACACCGAGTGGGGGGCCTTCGGGGACTCGGGAGAGCTGGACGACTTCCTGCTGGAGTACGACCGCGTGGTGGACGAGAACTCCCTGAACCCGGGTCAGCAGCT GTACGAGAAGCTCATCGGCGGCAAGTACATGGGCGAGCTGGTGCGGCTCCTGCTGCTGAAGCTCGTGGACCAGAACCTGCTCTTCCACGGCGAGGCCTCGGAGCACCTGCGCACGCGCGGCGCCTTCGAGACGCGCTTCGTCTCGCAGGTGGAGAG CGACTCGGGCGACCGGAAGCAGATCTACAACATCCTGCGCACCCTGGGGCTGCGCCCGTCGGCCGCCGACTGCGACCTGGTGCGCCGCGCCTGCGAGAGCGTGTCCACGCGCGCCGCGCAGATGTGCTCGGCGGGGCTGGCGGCCGTGCTCAACCGCATGCGCCAGAGCCGCAGCGAGGACGTGATGCGTATCACCGTGGGCGTGGACGGCTCCGTGTACAAGCTGCACCCCAG CTTCAAGGACCGGTTTCACGCCAGCGTCCGGCGACTGACGCCCAGCTGCGAGATCACCTTCATTGAGTCCCAGGAGGGCAGCGGCCGGGGCGCGGCGCTGGTGTCCGCGGTGGCTTGTAAGAAGGCCTGCTTGCTGGGCCAGTGA
- the MYL7 gene encoding myosin regulatory light chain 2, atrial isoform has protein sequence MASRKAGTRAKGAAKAQRGSSNVFSMFEQAQIQEFKEAFSCIDQNRDGIICKSDLRETYSQLGKVNVPEEELDAMLQEGKGPINFTVFLSLFGEKLNGTDPEEAILSAFRMFDPSGKGVVNKDEFKQLLLTQADKFSPAEVEQMFALTPIDLAGNIDYKSLCYIITHGDEKEE, from the exons ATG GCCAGCAGGAAGGCGGGCACCCGGGCCAAGGGCGCGGCCAAGGCCCAGCGCGGCTCCTCCAACGTCTTCTCCATGTTCGAACAAGCGCAGATCCAGGAGTTCAAGGAG GCCTTCAGCTGCATCGACCAGAACCGAGACGGCATCATCTGCAAGTCGGACCTGCGGGAGACCTACTCCCAGCTCG GGAAGGTGAACGTCCCGGAAGAGGAGCTGGATGCCATGCTGCAGGAGGGGAAGGGCCCCATCAACTTCACCGTCTTCCTCTCCCTGTTTGGGGAGAAGCTCAACG GGACTGACCCCGAGGAAGCCATCCTCAGCGCCTTCCGCATGTTCGACCCCAGTGGCAAGGGGGTGGTGAACAAGGACGA GTTCAAGCAGCTGCTCCTGACGCAGGCAGACAAGTTCTCCCCGGCGGAG GTGGAGCAGATGTTTGCCCTGACCCCCATCGACCTGGCGGGGAACATCGACTACAAGTCCCTGTGCTACATCATCACCCACGGAGACGAGAAAGAGGAGTGA